Genomic DNA from Paenibacillus borealis:
ACAATATCCAACTATTTCCGGTCCTTATAGCATCCGAGCTTGTCCCGTTCGTTCTCTCTAGTCCGAAGCATATACATTCTTATCTATTAAGTGGAAACGGCTTTGCCGTCCTTTTACAGGACGGCAAAGCCGTTATTCTTGAACCCTAACTTCTTCCACTCATCTTCCCCCGCACGGCCGCTCATCTTCTACTCGTCTTCCGTACATCTCCCGCTCATCCTAGGGTTATCTTCAACTGCAAAGCCGCCCAGCAAACCGCTCCTTAGTCAGCACATGCAGCAGCTCACCGTTGCAGTCCTCATAATCGCCGGTTAGCCCGGCCAGCTCACGTTCAAACCGGAAGTCCAGCTTCCGGAACACCCCGAGTGACGCTGTGTTCCGCGGATCTGCCTTGGCATATAACCGGTCCAGCCCGATTACATTGAAGGCATAAGCCGTGAGCGCCCGGGCGGCCTCGGTAGCATACCCCAGGCCCCAATGCTCACGCCCGATCAGATAATACAGCTCGGTATCCGGTGCGCTGAAATCCAGCACACCGAGGCCGCACCAGCCGATCAGCTGTCCGGTTGCCTTGCTGCAAACCGCGAACGAATATTTGAACGGCAGCTCAAACGGCGTATGATAGCTGAACATCAGCCAGCGGAACAAGCCCTCATACTCATGCAGCGGCATGACCTCCATATGCATGAAGGTCAGCACCTCAGGATTCTGCATCAGCGCGAACGAAGCACTCAGATCAGTTTCAATATAGGGACGGATGATTAAACGCTCTGTTTCGAGCCTCATCCTGGATAACGTCGGATTCATTACGGTTAGCCTCACTTTCAACTCCTGGATGTACCCCAGCATAGTACAGGCCGAAGAAGGTTCACAAGGTAAAAGATAATTTAATCCGTTTGCCCCCTGCCGCTATTCCACAGCGTTCTGAAGGCATCGCAGCCTTGGATCAGGGAATCGAAATCCCCCTCCCCTACCAGCTTCCCCTGCTCCATCACCAGAATGTGGTCTACTCTGCTGATGAAATTCAGCCGGTGCGCGATAATAATGACCGTCTTGTTCCTGAACTCCGTAAACACCGTTCCCATCAGGCTTTTCTCCGTAATATTATCCAGCGCCGAGACCGGTTCATCGAGGATGATCAGATTCCGCTTCTGGAGGACCGCCCGGGCAAAAGCCAGCCGTTGCCGCTCACCGCCTGACAGCTTCAGGCCGCGCTCACCCACCATTGTCTCCAGCTTCTCCGGCAGCTCCAGCACCTTATCCTTCAGATTCACCTTGTCCAGAATCGCATACAGCTCGTCATCCGGCACCTCCTGGTCAAACACCATATTTCCCCTGATCGTGGTATCGAATATCGGACTATCCTGCGACAGATAAGAGATATGATCATAGTAGCTGTTCAGACTCAGCTCATCGATATCCGTGCCGTCCACCAGCAGCTTGCCGCCGCTTTTCTTCAGCAGGCCCGTAATCAGCTTAATGACCGTCGATTTTCCGCTTCCGCTTAAGCCAACCAGTGCGACCGAGGTTCCGCGCGCGATAGAGAAGGACAGCCGGTCCAGCACCTGAACCTCCCCGTAGCCGAAGGACACCTCCCTGAATTCAAGATCGCCCTGCAGCCGGGCCACCGCCTTCCCCTTCTCCAGATTGGCGTCCTCCCGGGCATTCAGGAATTCCTCAAACCGCTGATAGGTCACCCTGTTCAGCTTGTAGCCGACGAATAACACGTTGAAGATGGCAATCGGCGCGTAGATTTTCTCAATGAACATGAACAAGGCAACCATAACCCCGACCGAGGCCTGCCCGGAGATCACATTCTTCACTCCATAGAGCAGGACAATCACTTTAATGACCGTAATGAACAATTCGAATAAGGCAAAAAAAGCCTCATGGATCATCTGCAGCTGAGCGCTTTTGCGAATAATCTGCCGTGCAGTATCATTCAATCTGCTGATTTCCTGCGCATACTTCTTATTGGTCCGGAACACAACCAGCTCCATGAATCCGCGGATCGAATAGCGGGACATGGCCTCCTGCTCCTTGAGCACAGACGCTTTAATCCGGTAGAGATATTTCAGCAGCACATTCGTGATCACGAAGATCACCACATACCCGCCCGCAATCACCAGCATGATTCTGAGGTCATAATAGCTGATGAAGAACAAGCTGAAGAGGATGGTAGGCAGCAGCTCGTGCAGTGTCCCCAGAATAAAAGTAAACAGAATGCTGTTCCCGGCCGCGGCGCCGTTCTCAATTACCTTGATCATCTGGCCTGTGCCCATATTCTGATAGGCGGTATAATCCATTCTGGAGATTTTGGACAAGGCCAGGATCTTTAGTCTTTCCGTGATGCTGTTCGACAGATGGGCGCCCGGATATTCATCCGCATAATTCAGAATTACATTCGCACCCAGCAGCGCCCCGTAGATGATAATCCAATGTGTGATTTCGCGGATTCCCGTCCCGTCCACTGCCTGATCGAGAATCTTCTGAAAGACCACTATGCCCAGACTGCTTAAGAACTGAATGGCGAAGCCAAGAATGATATACAGAGCAACCCACCCTTTGAGGTGGACAAGACATTTCCGCAGCATATTTACAATCCCCAATCTTGAAATGAGTATAAAAAAAGCCGGGACACGCTTCGCCACCCAACGCGAATGAACCACCTGCATATGCGGTGTGGTCTGTACGTTGAATAACGCAGTGTCCCGGCTCTAAAAATGAATGCCCAGGCACCGTCCAAGGTTATAGTTATCATGTGATCAAAAAGGCAGACTGCCCCCTTGATGGCTGGTACGCGTTCAACCCAGCCCGATAACTACTTCCTTGCGACAGTACGGTATGGCATCCATTTCACCCCGATTGTAAGATTGTATTTTATTGTAAGCTCCAGCCTGCCCTGCGGTCAACCCGCAGAGAAGCCTCTACTCCAACACCCGGCGCAGCCAGGCCACCGATTGTTCCATATACCCCAGCTGATCCACAGCATCGAAATGCTCGATAGCCAGCGTATCTGCGTATCCCTCTGCCTTCAGCAGCCGGAGCACCTCGGCAATCTTGATACAGCCTGATCCTACAGGGGAAGGATACAGCGGAATTCCGCTTGCGCTGATTCTGGGCTCTCCGCCGCGGTCCTCCAGCGACCGGTCCTTGCAGTGGATATGGATTGTCCGGTCCTTCAGCTTCGCGAACGCTTCCAGTTCATCCTCGCCGCGGTAGATGAAGTTCCCGGTGTCGAAGGTAATCGACAGCTTAGGCACCTGCTCCAGGAACCAGAGCAGCTCGTCCGCCGACGAGAACGGCGCCCGGATATCGTCGAAGTCCTCCATCGTCACACGGATGCCCTTACGCTCCGCGTAATCACAAATGGCATTCAGCGCCGCAGCCATGCTCTGAAGAGCCTGGCCCCGCGCCTCCGGGCTGGCCGTTTCTTCGATGAAACCCGGAATGACCAGCACTTTACCGGCTTCCAAGTAGGCCGCCGTATCAATGAATGCATACCCCGGCTCGGGGGCAGGCTGATTGCCGAAGTCAAAAAAAGCATACATCGACGCCACGGAGATCCCCGCTGCATCCAGCCTTTTTTTCATCGCCTCAGTACCGGTCAGCGCCTCTTCCAGATCAAGCTCTACCCCATCAATGCCATAGGCATGCACTTTGTCCAGTACATCCGTAAGCGGCACGCCGCTCTGCTCGCTTGCCTTCACAATATGATTGTAAAAAACCGACAGCTTCAAGCTCTCCAGCCCCTCTCAGCCTAGCGCTTAGTATCCTCTGCATCCTCCGGTTCAACTTCAGAGTCCGATTCTTCATCCGAATCCTCCGGCTCATCAGAACCGTCCTGCACGCCCGCTTCATTCCGGCTCCACTCCAGGAACTCAATGATGTCCTCATCTTCAGGGTCCAGCTTATGAGCCTTCTCGAAGGCCTTGATCGCCTCATCGTACTGGTCCAGATAATAATGGGCGTAACCGACACGGAAATGCCACAGCGGATCTTTTTTGCCTTTATCGGCGGTCTTGTTGAACCATTTAAGCGCTTCTTTATAACGCCCCAGATTATTGAGCGCCCGGCCCAGATGAACCGCCAACTCATCATCAATCAGCGGTGTCGGCACCTCTTTGATGCGGGATACGATTTGTTCGAACTCGTCTTCCTCATGCCAAGCGTTCAGTTGATCAATTAATTCTTGTCTCATTACAAATAGCCTCCCGGTTAATATATCCATTCCTCTAACAATTACTTTATCATTTTCACAGAGAGTTTCCCACTGTTGCCCTGCCTGCTTCATGTCGGGATGGCAATCTCGAAGGTGGTTCCCTTTCCTTTTTCACTTCTGACCTCGATAACTCCCTTAACTTTGTTGATCGCGCTGTAGGCCATAAGCATCCCCAGACCTGTGCCTTCTTCTTTGGTGGAGTAGTACGGTTTGCCCAGCCGTGAGATTTCATCCTTCGTCATCCCGATGCCGGTGTCCCGGATGCTGATAATAATATTCTGCTTTCTTTCGGAGATATCAATGGACAGAACGCCGTCTTCCATTCC
This window encodes:
- a CDS encoding tetratricopeptide repeat protein, which produces MRQELIDQLNAWHEEDEFEQIVSRIKEVPTPLIDDELAVHLGRALNNLGRYKEALKWFNKTADKGKKDPLWHFRVGYAHYYLDQYDEAIKAFEKAHKLDPEDEDIIEFLEWSRNEAGVQDGSDEPEDSDEESDSEVEPEDAEDTKR
- a CDS encoding ABC transporter ATP-binding protein; its protein translation is MLRKCLVHLKGWVALYIILGFAIQFLSSLGIVVFQKILDQAVDGTGIREITHWIIIYGALLGANVILNYADEYPGAHLSNSITERLKILALSKISRMDYTAYQNMGTGQMIKVIENGAAAGNSILFTFILGTLHELLPTILFSLFFISYYDLRIMLVIAGGYVVIFVITNVLLKYLYRIKASVLKEQEAMSRYSIRGFMELVVFRTNKKYAQEISRLNDTARQIIRKSAQLQMIHEAFFALFELFITVIKVIVLLYGVKNVISGQASVGVMVALFMFIEKIYAPIAIFNVLFVGYKLNRVTYQRFEEFLNAREDANLEKGKAVARLQGDLEFREVSFGYGEVQVLDRLSFSIARGTSVALVGLSGSGKSTVIKLITGLLKKSGGKLLVDGTDIDELSLNSYYDHISYLSQDSPIFDTTIRGNMVFDQEVPDDELYAILDKVNLKDKVLELPEKLETMVGERGLKLSGGERQRLAFARAVLQKRNLIILDEPVSALDNITEKSLMGTVFTEFRNKTVIIIAHRLNFISRVDHILVMEQGKLVGEGDFDSLIQGCDAFRTLWNSGRGQTD
- a CDS encoding sugar phosphate isomerase/epimerase family protein, with product MKLSVFYNHIVKASEQSGVPLTDVLDKVHAYGIDGVELDLEEALTGTEAMKKRLDAAGISVASMYAFFDFGNQPAPEPGYAFIDTAAYLEAGKVLVIPGFIEETASPEARGQALQSMAAALNAICDYAERKGIRVTMEDFDDIRAPFSSADELLWFLEQVPKLSITFDTGNFIYRGEDELEAFAKLKDRTIHIHCKDRSLEDRGGEPRISASGIPLYPSPVGSGCIKIAEVLRLLKAEGYADTLAIEHFDAVDQLGYMEQSVAWLRRVLE
- a CDS encoding GNAT family N-acetyltransferase; translation: MNPTLSRMRLETERLIIRPYIETDLSASFALMQNPEVLTFMHMEVMPLHEYEGLFRWLMFSYHTPFELPFKYSFAVCSKATGQLIGWCGLGVLDFSAPDTELYYLIGREHWGLGYATEAARALTAYAFNVIGLDRLYAKADPRNTASLGVFRKLDFRFERELAGLTGDYEDCNGELLHVLTKERFAGRLCS